In Salinibaculum sp. SYNS191, the genomic window AAATGAACGTTTCGGTCACCTCTGGTGTCGAATCACTCGCCGACGCCGATGAACGGACGACCATCGTCGACGCGCTTATTGGCTACGGACTCATTGGTGACGTCCGGCCACCGGCGGATAAGTACATCGGCAGGATGAATGACCTATCTGGACCGACGGTCTCACTTGATGTCCCATCCGGTATCGACGCCACGACGGGCGAGGCACTAGGCGAGGTAGTAGCGCCGGATCGTACGGTCACCCTCGCCCTCCCGAAAACGGGGCTGGATGCTTCCACTGGGGCACTCTATTTAGCGGACATCAGTATCCCTCGAACCGTGTTCGACCGACTCGAGATCAACTATGAACGGCCGTTTGGCGACGACGACTGGGTCCTACTCGAGCAATAGTTCTTCGTTCGCTTCTGTGTGACTCCATTGCACTCCCCCCGCTGCTTGAAGTCAGTAGCTGTGTTACAAGCTCGCATGATTCGTATCGGACAGGAGGCACCGGATTTCACGCTCCCCGGAGCAGCCGCTGGGACGATTGAAACGCACGGACTTTCCGAATACACAGATCGAGGCTGGGCGGTTGTTCTCGTCTTCTACCCCTTCGATTTTCACCCAGCGTGTACCGACCAGTGGTGTTCCTTACGCGACGCCGACTGGCTCACGCTCTTGGACGATGTCGTCGTCCTTGGGGTGGGGTCAGACGCTGCCTACGCCCATCACGAGTACGCAGACAAGCACAACATCCAGTTCCCGCTTCTATCGGATACCGATGGACAAGTGAGCCAGGCATACGGAGTACTAACGGAGGAATTCGAGAACCATCGCGATGTTCCGCGCCGCGGTACGTTCGTCGTCGATGCCGATCGGGTTGTCCAGTTCGCGTGGTCGGCTCGCAGTGCTGACGAACAACCCGATCTCGACGCGTTGCGGAAGGCGACGAACTGCCGGGACGACGAGTGTGCAATCGACGAGTCCGAAGAGTCAGTCTAACCGCTCTACATCCGCTCGAACGCCTTCACTCTCCGTAGGTGTGGAAGTCA contains:
- a CDS encoding NAD(P)H-hydrate epimerase, yielding MTADEMRDVDRVAVEDVGLQLLQMMENAGRILAWHVRDVRETDVIVLAGNGGNGGGGLTCARHLANRDMPVQVVLDRPPEELSGAAAHQRYILDKMNVSVTSGVESLADADERTTIVDALIGYGLIGDVRPPADKYIGRMNDLSGPTVSLDVPSGIDATTGEALGEVVAPDRTVTLALPKTGLDASTGALYLADISIPRTVFDRLEINYERPFGDDDWVLLEQ
- a CDS encoding peroxiredoxin → MIRIGQEAPDFTLPGAAAGTIETHGLSEYTDRGWAVVLVFYPFDFHPACTDQWCSLRDADWLTLLDDVVVLGVGSDAAYAHHEYADKHNIQFPLLSDTDGQVSQAYGVLTEEFENHRDVPRRGTFVVDADRVVQFAWSARSADEQPDLDALRKATNCRDDECAIDESEESV